ATCGCGACATGGCCTGTGTGGCTGCCGCGACCGATATCGAGCAGACCGGCAACGGCGTTGTGCACAGAAAGTGAGAAGCCGGTGGGCGAAAGCAAGGCGCCCGTCAGTTGGGTCTGCAGCAAGTCGAGCGTCAGGTTGGTGTCGCCGTGCTGCGAGCAGAAGACCAGGCCGGCGCTGTCACCATGATTGGTCAAGCCAAGCGCGCAACGGAAAGCAACCCGGCCATAGGGTGTCAGTCGCCTCCGCTGGCTGGCTTTGATGGCCGACTCCTCTACGGTGGCACCGAAGCCGACCAGGCTGCCACCAATTGTCAGAAGCGCCGACCAATCCAGAATATAGGCCGAGTCCTGGAAATCCACGTCCGTTATCCGCTGCGAAAAGGGCACGCCGGTCAAGCCGGCGCCTATCTGTACAACCTTTGGCAGACGCGGGCGACTGCCGGTGCGTGCGACAATTGCCAATGGTGAAATCCCAGCTGTAGGCTGTGCGCGGCAACGTCGTCGGGCAGCGCGAGGGGAGCATGAAGGCCTACGGAATGTTCAGGATAATTGCCGCGGCGGCGGTCTTGCTCATCGCAACGTCGTGGAGTGGCCACGCGGATGCCGCCTTTGGCCGCACCAAGCCGATTCTCAACATCGTCGATGAACCGGTCGCTACCGGTAGTGGTGACCGACCGAACCTGATGGAGGTCGAAAGGGCTATCCGGGCCGGGGCTGTGCAAAAGGGATGGCTGGTGACCAAGATCAAGGATGGCCACCTGCAGGCCGAGTTGACCCTGCGTCGCCACTTCGCGAAGGTCGACATCATCTTTACGCCGGAGACCTACAGCATCACCTATAATGACAGCCAAATGCTGCGTTATGACGGCCATAAAATTCACCGGAACTACAATAAATGGATCGAGTTCATGGCTGACAGGATTCGGGAGCAGTTCACCAGGCTGTGAGACGCTGCCGGATGTCCTCGCGCCGCCGGAGATGCAGCACACCTGCCGGCGAGGTCTTCCATGAGATCGCGCCGGTCGCCGGGCCAGTCTGCCGGCCGGGGTGACTTTTCCCTATCGCGGCGGTCGGCGAACGCCCAAGATGCAGCGGCTTTCGCTGTCCGGGTGCCAGTCGATGGCGTTCAGCGACACGGTGTGTCTGGTTCGTCGTAAAATCGTTGCCAAGCTTGCTATCGAGGTCGGAGTCATAGCCCTACATATGGAAACCCGCAGATTCAATGTCCTGGTGGGTGCCGCGGTGCTGGTCCTGCTCACCGTCGCGTTCGTTGCGCTGTTCCTTGTGGCGAGGGCGGATTCGAGGAAGGCCTACACCTATTACGATATTCACTTCGACCGGCCGATCAGTGGCCTGGCGAAGGCTGCCGAAGTCCGGTTCAACGGATTGCTGGTTGGCGAAGTGCGCACCATCGCCATGGATTACAGCAAGGCGGGCAGGGTCGTTGTCACGATCAGGGTTCTCGCGAACACGCCGGTCACCACCGATACGCTGGCCACGCTGGAGGCGATGGGCTTTACCGGCGTTTCGTTCGTGCAGCTTCTGAGTGACGGCACCGACGACAAGCCTGGTGTACCGCTGACCGTCGCGGACGGCGAGGAATACGCCACGATCAGGACGCGCGCCGCCGCCCCGGGCACCACGCGCTCGGCCTCTGAAATCCTCGCGTCCACCCTGCAGGCGCTCGACGCCGCTGCCGAGTATATGAGCGACGAGAACATCGTCAGGCTCACCGAGACGCTCGAGGGGATCGAGACCGCCTCGGGCGAGTATGTCGCCCAGAGCGGCGGCTACAAGCAGGCGATCGTTGATGCCCGCAACAACATGGCCGAACTCAATCGGTTCGCGGCGACATGGGAGACCGCGTCGGCGGATGAATTGCCGGCGACGATCACGAGCCTGCGCGAGGCCGCCAAGGACCTTGAAAAATTGAGCGCCGATCTGGATGCGACGGTTACGGAAAAGCGTGCGTCGCTGTCCGGCCTGTCGTCGGGTGCACTGGCGGATATCTCCGCGTTCTCGACCGAAATCCGGCGGGCGGCTGCGCCGTTCAACACTACGATGGAACATCTTGAGGATGATCGGATCGAGATGCTGTTCAAACCCGATCCGCCGGTCGTCGACCTGCCAACGCCATAAACCGGTACCTTGCCGGCGGGTTATTCTGAATCGACCGCCGGTTCGGGGATGGCGCGCTCTTGCGGCACAGCCGGCCCTGCCTCTTCACCAGGTATGGCGTCGGAAGGCAGGGCGTCGTCCCCTGGCTGGTATGCCTCATCGGAGATCAGAGCTTCTGTCGGAGGCGATAAATCTGCAGGCGCCGCCTCCTGGCCGACCGGCTCATCTGGCAGAGCAATAAGCTTTGCCGGCGCCGTGGCGGGCGCGGCGGTTTCCACATGGTAATTGTTCACCAAATATTGGTTGGCGATTTCGGCAATGTACATGTCGAGATTGTTGTCGCTGGCTCCGAAGCTCCAGGCGCCCGCCAGCGCGCTCGACGACTTGGCGATTGTGGGGCTCCCTATCAGGGCCCCGGTGTCGCCATCGACGAGTTGAATATCCATGGTTATCTCGGAATCACCAGCGAGTCCGCCAACGAAAAAGCGGGTGCCGCCGCCGACAATCTTCAATGAAACGACATACGGCGCG
The sequence above is drawn from the Emcibacter sp. SYSU 3D8 genome and encodes:
- a CDS encoding beta-ketoacyl synthase chain length factor; this encodes MPFSQRITDVDFQDSAYILDWSALLTIGGSLVGFGATVEESAIKASQRRRLTPYGRVAFRCALGLTNHGDSAGLVFCSQHGDTNLTLDLLQTQLTGALLSPTGFSLSVHNAVAGLLDIGRGSHTGHVAISAGSQTLSAGMTEALLRLHDQPGTAQILLHVDTPLAGAYPPDAQPPAVCGFALRLAATHASGSLGKVTRGNIPDGAPDSEVASHELVAMLTTYLDARTGPPGFGWTAQGSTWEISTY
- a CDS encoding MlaD family protein; its protein translation is METRRFNVLVGAAVLVLLTVAFVALFLVARADSRKAYTYYDIHFDRPISGLAKAAEVRFNGLLVGEVRTIAMDYSKAGRVVVTIRVLANTPVTTDTLATLEAMGFTGVSFVQLLSDGTDDKPGVPLTVADGEEYATIRTRAAAPGTTRSASEILASTLQALDAAAEYMSDENIVRLTETLEGIETASGEYVAQSGGYKQAIVDARNNMAELNRFAATWETASADELPATITSLREAAKDLEKLSADLDATVTEKRASLSGLSSGALADISAFSTEIRRAAAPFNTTMEHLEDDRIEMLFKPDPPVVDLPTP